From Planctomonas sp. JC2975, a single genomic window includes:
- a CDS encoding HIRAN domain-containing protein, with translation MPLTPKQRIITTTGLTMAQATKGLAAEMAKLPGTFRVVSLSIATLVMKQVGGMFTFEAVAVVEQCDDTPHAEVVARIEKVQYSSLRVQVLAGGKSNRVKVVATKRWVNDSERAKLADREFLLRREPDNPADRNAIAVFSHERKLGYVPAVEAHQLSPLLDKFATVDGFVVDGATQDDDNEMSFFVDLPELE, from the coding sequence ATGCCTCTCACGCCGAAGCAGCGAATTATTACGACCACCGGGTTGACCATGGCGCAGGCAACCAAAGGCCTCGCAGCAGAGATGGCAAAGCTCCCCGGAACATTTCGAGTGGTCTCGCTCAGCATTGCCACCCTCGTAATGAAGCAAGTCGGCGGGATGTTCACGTTCGAGGCTGTGGCCGTCGTCGAGCAATGCGACGACACACCACATGCCGAGGTGGTTGCCCGGATCGAGAAGGTCCAGTACTCGAGCCTCCGTGTCCAGGTCCTTGCCGGAGGGAAGAGCAATCGCGTCAAAGTCGTGGCAACGAAGCGATGGGTCAACGACTCGGAAAGAGCCAAGCTAGCTGATCGCGAGTTCCTTCTTAGGCGTGAGCCGGATAACCCAGCGGATCGCAACGCGATTGCGGTGTTCTCGCATGAGCGAAAGCTCGGTTACGTACCCGCGGTCGAGGCGCATCAGCTAAGCCCACTCCTCGACAAGTTCGCGACCGTCGATGGGTTCGTCGTGGACGGCGCGACTCAGGATGACGACAACGAGATGTCGTTCTTCGTCGATCTACCTGAGCTCGAGTAA